Proteins encoded in a region of the Amia ocellicauda isolate fAmiCal2 chromosome 19, fAmiCal2.hap1, whole genome shotgun sequence genome:
- the dmrta2 gene encoding doublesex- and mab-3-related transcription factor A2 encodes MELRSEIPTAPAGSQVHPGTTATSIPVSMASSLLRGPPLLLRTTEKYPRTPKCARCRNHGVVSALKGHKRYCRWKDCMCAKCTLIAERQRVMAAQVALRRQQAQEENEARELQLLYGTAEGLALAAANGIIPPRQNYEVFGSVCNESNSGEHYILKDGKIQKFELFPKSQMSRSMTQQQTLGKSVSTDSESVTGSVAGTSSPEVRHGSGSENGDGESFVSSPVSKALKDGEETPGSISPLGSDSGSETDKDEQEPSPSSTASRQMNAIDILTRVFPTHKRSVLELVLQGCGKDVVQAIEQILNNSGQPKGPEEAWTGERTLQTVQPPAATTPRPILPGAMTPTIGTLSNRSAFSPLQPNAPHFGADPSAYPLSTHLGLNPLRLAYSAHSRGLAFMTPYSTAGLMPTLGFRPPMDYAFSDLIRDRTTLHKDQGYTNGLYGPIVNNNPDKQ; translated from the exons ATGGAGCTGAGATCAGAAATTCCAACAGCACCCGCTGGGTCCCAGGTCCACCCTGGCACCACTGCTACTTCAATCCCTGTTTCCATGGCTAGCAGCCTCCTTCGCGGGCCACCTTTACTCTTGCGGACCACAGAGAAGTACCCCCGGACACCCAAGTGCGCAAGGTGCAGAAATCACGGAGTGGTGTCCGCTCTGAAAGGCCACAAACGTTATTGTCGTTGGAAAGATTGTATGTGCGCCAAGTGCACTTTGATTGCCGAGAGGCAAAGGGTGATGGCCGCGCAAGTGGCCCTCCGGAGACAGCAGGCTCAGGAGGAAAACGAAGCTAGAGAATTGCAACTCCTCTACGGCACCGCCGAGGGACTTGCTCTGGCCGCGGCTAACGGCATCATCCCCCCTCGTCAGAATTACGAAGTTTTTGGATCGGTCTGCAACGAGTCTAATTCCGGTGAGCATTACATACTTAAAG ACGGGAAAATACAGAAATTCGAATTATTCCCGAAGAGCCAAATGTCCAGGTCGATGACCCAGCAACAGACTTTGGGCAAATCCGTTTCAACTGATAGCGAGTCAGTGACAGGGAGCGTAGCTGGAACGTCATCCCCTGAAGTACGCCACGGTTCTGGTTCGGAAAACGGGGACGGGGAGTCTTTCGTCAGCTCTCCTGTTTCCAAAGCTTTGAAAGATGGGGAAGAGACCCCGGGCTCCATTAGCCCTCTAGGCTCAGACTCTGGATCAGAAACTGATAAAGATGAGCAAGAGCCATCGCCTTCTTCCACCGCCTCTCGACAGATGAATGCTATTGACATTCTGACAAGAGTGTTTCCCACTCATAAGCGGAGTGTTCTAGAACTCGTCTTACAAGGATGTGGGAAAGACGTTGTCCAGGCAATTGAACAAATTCTTAACAACAGTGGAcaaccaaaaggcccagaagaagCATGGACTGGAGAACGGACACTTCAGACAGTCCAGCCACCTGCTGCCACCACCCCAAGACCAATTTTACCTGGAGCCATGACGCCGACCATTGGGACTCTGAGCAACAGGTCCGCCTTTTCCCCTTTGCAACCTAATGCGCCACACTTTGGCGCAGATCCTAGCGCCTACCCTCTGAGCACCCatctgggactgaacccatTACGCCTAGCTTACTCGGCCCACAGCAGAGGACTTGCTTTTATGACTCCTTACTCAACTGCTGGGCTCATGCCAACTTTGGGCTTTCGGCCACCCATGGACTACGCCTTTAGTGACCTCATAAGGGACAGGACCACCTTGCACAAGGACCAAGGGTACACCAACGGGTTGTATGGGCCGATTGTGAACAATAACCCCGATAAACAATAA